A stretch of the Polyangiaceae bacterium genome encodes the following:
- a CDS encoding BamA/TamA family outer membrane protein produces the protein MLRGFLRRAPALAVVLGQLSAVGSSEADEERPRPSEPTTPGATAPTSGRPVERPDKEADEPSVGRIPELGAAPALGSLLGRSITRVEVIPVGGRWEERPTPRFVRAGDTLTSELARRAMLELTDTGRFANVSAEAESDGSGVVLRLKVVPRRLVASIRINGGVLDAEETLRAARVRTGSELTAAELAGIARRVQELYVRRGHPAAAVRIDALDTDDPLRVVLLLDVVAGEPRRVDRRRFLVWPSPKVDGLTDALATYAVADRDRADEDEIAAADRELEKTLRVRGWHRATVSHQLRLVGARTELAVDIKAGPLVRLKFEGIQRFDSSQIERTLELEDNDDRSPSTLAERIEKFYVARGFLDVEVSFTERGAADAPIHDLVFKVREHQQIRIVGREYPCLTGSRGARDVGSEVDSFLSEELPGADILSSVDPRVVDRLFGPQGTTGARPVPFEPNPWMTFVPEVYERAMKHVQDLYRSEGYLSATVGPAQLLRRRCDPHSPPGRCVPLGPRRRPKSACSYDEIGLPLEEPPTDAALACTPDPRKGVSCEPDAVLHVPVKLGPRTYLYDVGFEGNKAFVEKRLADVAELELGKPASQVELDKARRRLLDAYAEEGFAFAEVDAALELSPDRTRARAIFTISEREQVKVSRIVIVGARITNESLIRSRVALQIGQPYRRSDVRKTEERLASLGVFSTVTVGLEDPYVPAKEKAVVITVQERKPQYLDIRPGFSTGEGFRITFEYGHRNLGGEAIPLTLRVQLGYLPNELILEEDVRKKYDELDVGERLERRNSALIEFPDVGLGPLFRLSVEGLDVRDNARDFGLTKDAGIVTLTYRPVRQFSAFIGGSLELNNATIFGSEQKGALEQYVQQNPRSAGLFRVPEGTTVAVAERIGFSWDRRDNPLGASKGTLLSSSVEHVRATPNETGGDGVFDPPKVSQFLRLTQRVAGYVRLSDKGLALAGSLRWGMNQQLRDGSRTYPDRLFFLGGVDSVRGFLQDSMIPEDIAQQLLDPASGLQLNQVVIRGGDAFVNPRLELRVPLSGNVQTGLFLDAGNLWRDPQKVNPLRLRYAVGSGLRIGTPIGPLVFDYGFNVEQILDELYPNRIEQRYWEPLGAFHFSIGLF, from the coding sequence ATGCTCCGAGGGTTTCTCCGCCGCGCCCCAGCTCTGGCCGTGGTCCTGGGGCAGCTCTCGGCGGTGGGGAGCTCGGAGGCCGACGAGGAGCGGCCGCGCCCGAGCGAGCCGACCACTCCGGGCGCAACTGCGCCCACCAGCGGGCGTCCGGTCGAGCGCCCCGACAAGGAGGCCGACGAGCCTTCGGTCGGACGCATCCCGGAGCTGGGCGCCGCGCCCGCGCTGGGGAGCCTGCTCGGGCGCAGCATCACTCGGGTCGAGGTGATCCCGGTGGGCGGACGCTGGGAGGAGCGCCCCACGCCGCGCTTCGTGCGCGCGGGCGACACGCTGACCAGCGAGCTCGCGCGCCGGGCCATGCTGGAGCTGACCGACACCGGCCGCTTCGCGAACGTGAGCGCCGAGGCCGAGAGCGACGGCAGCGGTGTCGTGCTGCGGCTCAAGGTGGTGCCGCGCCGGTTGGTGGCCAGCATCCGCATCAACGGTGGCGTGCTCGACGCCGAGGAGACGCTGCGGGCCGCCCGCGTGCGCACCGGCTCCGAGCTGACCGCGGCGGAGCTCGCCGGCATCGCGCGGCGCGTTCAAGAATTGTACGTGCGGCGGGGACATCCCGCAGCGGCGGTCCGCATCGACGCCCTCGACACCGACGACCCGCTACGCGTGGTGCTGCTCCTGGACGTGGTGGCGGGTGAGCCGCGACGCGTCGACAGGCGGCGCTTCTTGGTCTGGCCGAGCCCCAAGGTCGACGGCTTGACCGACGCGCTCGCGACCTACGCGGTGGCCGACCGCGATCGTGCCGACGAAGACGAGATCGCCGCGGCGGATCGCGAGCTGGAGAAGACGCTGCGCGTCCGCGGCTGGCACCGGGCCACGGTGAGCCACCAGCTCCGCCTGGTGGGCGCGCGCACGGAGCTCGCCGTGGACATCAAGGCGGGACCCTTGGTTCGGCTGAAGTTCGAGGGTATCCAGCGCTTCGACTCGAGCCAGATCGAGCGCACGCTGGAGCTCGAGGACAACGACGACCGCTCGCCCTCGACCTTGGCCGAACGCATCGAGAAGTTCTACGTCGCGCGCGGCTTCTTGGACGTCGAGGTGAGCTTCACCGAGCGGGGCGCCGCCGACGCGCCGATCCACGATCTGGTGTTCAAGGTGCGTGAGCACCAGCAGATCCGCATCGTGGGGCGCGAGTACCCCTGCCTCACGGGCTCACGGGGCGCGCGCGACGTCGGCAGCGAGGTGGACAGCTTCCTGTCGGAAGAGCTGCCCGGGGCCGACATCTTGTCGAGCGTCGATCCGCGGGTGGTCGATCGGCTCTTCGGCCCGCAGGGCACCACCGGCGCCCGCCCGGTGCCCTTCGAGCCGAACCCTTGGATGACGTTCGTGCCGGAGGTCTACGAGCGCGCGATGAAGCACGTCCAGGATCTGTACCGCTCCGAGGGTTACCTCTCGGCGACGGTCGGTCCGGCGCAGCTGCTCCGGCGCCGCTGCGACCCCCACTCGCCGCCGGGGCGCTGCGTGCCGCTCGGTCCGCGCCGGCGGCCGAAGTCGGCCTGCTCCTACGACGAGATCGGCCTACCGCTGGAGGAGCCGCCAACCGACGCCGCGCTGGCTTGCACGCCGGATCCGAGGAAGGGCGTGAGCTGCGAGCCGGACGCCGTGCTGCACGTCCCGGTCAAGCTCGGCCCGCGAACCTACCTCTACGACGTCGGCTTCGAAGGCAACAAGGCGTTCGTCGAGAAGCGCCTGGCGGACGTGGCGGAGCTCGAGCTGGGGAAACCGGCCTCCCAGGTGGAGCTCGACAAGGCGCGCCGGCGCCTGCTCGACGCCTACGCCGAAGAGGGCTTCGCCTTCGCCGAGGTCGACGCCGCGCTGGAGCTCTCGCCGGATCGCACGCGCGCCCGCGCGATCTTCACCATCAGCGAGCGCGAGCAGGTCAAGGTCTCGCGCATCGTCATCGTCGGAGCGCGCATCACCAACGAGAGCCTGATCCGTAGCCGAGTGGCGCTCCAGATCGGACAGCCCTACCGTCGCAGCGACGTGCGCAAGACCGAGGAGCGCCTGGCATCCCTCGGCGTGTTCTCCACCGTCACGGTCGGCCTCGAGGATCCCTACGTGCCCGCGAAGGAGAAGGCCGTGGTCATCACGGTGCAGGAGCGCAAGCCCCAGTACCTGGACATCCGCCCGGGCTTCTCCACCGGCGAGGGCTTCCGCATCACGTTCGAGTACGGGCACCGAAACCTGGGCGGCGAGGCCATCCCGCTCACCCTGCGGGTTCAGCTCGGCTACCTGCCGAACGAGCTCATCCTGGAGGAGGACGTCCGCAAGAAATACGACGAGCTCGACGTCGGCGAGCGCCTGGAGCGACGCAACAGCGCGCTCATCGAGTTCCCCGACGTGGGCCTCGGCCCGCTGTTCCGCCTCTCCGTCGAGGGCCTGGACGTCCGCGACAACGCCCGCGACTTCGGGCTGACCAAGGACGCCGGCATCGTCACGCTCACCTACCGTCCGGTGCGGCAGTTCTCGGCCTTCATCGGCGGCTCGCTGGAGCTGAACAACGCCACCATCTTCGGCAGCGAGCAGAAGGGCGCGCTCGAGCAATACGTGCAGCAGAATCCGCGCAGCGCGGGTCTGTTTCGCGTACCCGAGGGCACGACGGTCGCCGTCGCCGAACGCATCGGCTTCTCGTGGGACCGGCGCGACAACCCGCTCGGCGCCAGCAAGGGCACGTTGCTCAGCTCCAGCGTCGAGCACGTGCGCGCGACCCCGAACGAGACCGGCGGCGACGGCGTGTTCGATCCGCCCAAGGTCAGCCAGTTCTTGCGCCTGACCCAGCGCGTGGCGGGCTACGTGCGGCTGAGCGACAAGGGGCTGGCCCTGGCTGGCAGCCTGCGCTGGGGCATGAACCAGCAGCTACGCGACGGCTCGCGCACGTATCCGGACCGACTGTTCTTCCTGGGCGGCGTGGACTCGGTGCGCGGCTTCCTCCAGGACTCGATGATCCCGGAGGACATCGCGCAGCAGCTCCTGGACCCTGCGTCGGGCCTCCAGCTCAACCAGGTCGTGATCCGCGGCGGCGACGCCTTCGTGAACCCGCGCCTCGAGCTGCGGGTGCCGCTCTCCGGCAACGTGCAGACGGGCCTGTTCCTGGACGCCGGCAACCTCTGGCGCGACCCGCAGAAGGTGAACCCGCTGCGCCTGCGCTACGCGGTCGGCAGCGGCCTGCGCATCGGGACACCCATCGGCCCCCTGGTCTTCGACTACGGCTTCAACGTCGAGCAGATCCTCGACGAGCTCTACCCGAACCGCATCGAGCAGCGCTACTGGGAGCCCCTGGGCGCGTTCCACTTCAGCATCGGCTTGTTCTGA